DNA sequence from the Candidatus Kaistella beijingensis genome:
GAACTTTTGATTTCGACTGAAATTCATTGACTAGATTAATTTCCCTCTCCGCATCGTCCTGCATTAAAATAATTCCGCCAATTTTTTCATTAATGACTATATTTCTTACATTATTAATGAAGTCTTCTCCTTTGTTGGTATATAGTGCAACAATAAAAAGTTGTCCTAATTTTTCATCTTGCGATAGAGAACTGTATGTTTTATCAACCCAGTCATTCGCCTTTTTCAAATCTGATTTTGATAGGTTTTTCGGTTGATATTGTGCTGTGGATTTTAAAGAAAATATTAAAATAAATAGAAGTGCAATTTGACTTTTGAAATTTTTCATTATCTAAATTATGGTATTGAACAAAAATACAATTTTTAAACTTTAAAACTTGCTATTTATTGGCATACATCTTGAAACATTATATATAATTAAACATTTAAAAGCAGTAAAATGAAAAAATATCTTTTTCTTTCTTTAATGGCATTCGCAACTTTAGGTACTACTGTAAGTTGCGACCGAAGCACTGAAGTGGTGCAACAAACGGACAATGACACTTATCCTATGATGAGGGATATTCGCGGAACTTTTAATGCTGCGAATCAGTATACGATAAGTCAGGGTATTAACATACAAACAACAGATGTTGTTTTGGTTTACCGAAACATCAACTCGGGGAATTCTAATGGAGCTGTTTGGCAACTTCTTCCAAAGACAGAATACTTAAGTAACAGCCGCGAACTGGATTACAATTTTCTTTTTAACACCACCAATTTGGAGATTTTTACAGAGGCAAACTTTGACCAGGCAACCATGACTGCTGCAGAAGCTACAACTTTCCTGAACAACCAACAATTCAGAGTTGTACTTGTACCAGCTTCACAGGGTAAAAATGCCAATGTAGATTACAGAGACTACAACAGTGTGATTCGTTTCTATAATCTTGATGACTCCCATGTAAAAGGATTCTAATCATTCAAAACTTCATATATACCTCTTTGAAACCTGCGGATTTTTCTGCAGGTTTCTCTGTTTTTTTATTTTCAAATGTGCAGGAAATGATGTAATTTTATTTTTTAAAATTTTAATGAATATGAGTGTACATATCGCCGCTAAGAAGGGAGAAATCGCAAAGATTGTTTTGCAGCCAGGAGATCCACTTCGTGCCAAATATATTGCGGACAATTTTTTGACTGATGTAAAACTGGTGAGCCAAACAAGAAATATTTTTTATTTCACTGGGCTTTACAATGGAAAAGAAATTTCGGTAGGAGCGAGTGGAATGGGAATTCCAAGCATTGGAATTTATTCCTTTGAACTTTTTACAGAATATGAAGTGGATACCATTATTCGAATTGGGACTTGCGGTGCTTACACGACGGATTTAAAATTGTTTGAGGTATTAAATGTTGAAAATGCGGCAAGCGAATCAACGTACGGAAAATTTGCGTGGGGATTTGAGGAGGAGCTTCTTCCAAGTCAGGGCAGTTCATTTAACCTAATTAATGAAACCGCAAAAGATTTATCTTTAGAAATAAAATCTACAAATATTCACACCAGTGATATTTTCTACAGAAAAGATGAGGGAATTCCTGCAATTGCTGAAAAATATAATTGTTCTGCAGTAGAAATGGAAGCATTTGCTCTTTTTGCCAATGCAAAATATTTAAGAAAAAACGCAGCGGCAATTCTTACAGTTTCTGATGTGATCCCTACTCAAGAGCAGATTTCTGCGGATCAAAGAGAAAAGGCTTTAAAGACAATGATTGAACTTGCTTTGCAGTCTGCTTTGAAAATGTAAAAATCAAACTTTAACTAATACAAAAATCTTCTTTTATACAAAGAAGATTTTTTTATGATTTACACCAACTAATTATTTTCATCATCTAAAAGATGTCCGAAATAATTTTTCTTTACCTCGAGATAGCCTTTGCTCTCGGACGTAGAATGAATCTGAATAGGTATTCTTTTGTTGAGGTGAATATTGCTGTTTCTTACAATTTTCAGCTTTTCAGGATTGTTGGTTAATAGATTTACTTCTTTCACCTCCAATAAATTCAGGATTTCGATCGCGGCTGCAAAATCTCTATCATCTGCAGGAAGTCCCAATTTTACGTTTGCTTCAACGGTGTCTAAACCTTTTTCTTGAAGAGCGTATGCTTTCAATTTGTTTATAATCCCTATATTTCTACCTTCCTGCCGAAGATAAACGATGATTCCACCATTTTCGTGCATGTACTTCATAGCGGCATCCAACTGTTGTCCACACTCACATTTTTTGGAATGAAAAACTTCGCCGGTAATACATTCTGAGTGAAAACGAACATTTACAGGTCGTGAAAAATCGGTATTTTCCGCAATAATTGCCATGTGCGGCATCCAATCACTTTCATTTTCGGAGAAGGCGATGAAACGGAAATTTCCGTGTTCGGTTGGAACATTGGCTTCCGCCTGTTTTTTTAACATGGATAAAAATTAGTTTTTGGTGGTGGAAAGGGAATCCTTTACAATATTACTCTCCAAAAGGGTCATATTGGTTTTGATTCTTACAAGATAACGATTTAAAACCTGGTCATCATCAGCATTGAGATACTTTCGCAAATTCTGAAGTTTCTTATAAGATTTTTGAAATTTTCTTTGCGCAGCGTTTAAACCGTTGATGTTGTAGGCTTCCATTGCACCGACATATTCCTTCAGATGATATTTCAAATTGGCCACTTCAGTGTTAACTGCATCATTTCTAAACTTCGGAAAAGTGGATACTAAATTTGAAATTTCAGAGGAGTAGATGATTTGGCTTTTCTTGCTGCCGTATGTTACCGTAGCATTTTTGCTGTTAGTTTCCGAAGTAATATCACTAACAGGTGACAGATTAAATTTTTCGACAGAGCAAGATGTCGTAAGAAGAATTGCTAAAATATAAATTAGGTTATTTTTACCCATTTTTCTGATT
Encoded proteins:
- the ribA gene encoding GTP cyclohydrolase II, with the protein product MLKKQAEANVPTEHGNFRFIAFSENESDWMPHMAIIAENTDFSRPVNVRFHSECITGEVFHSKKCECGQQLDAAMKYMHENGGIIVYLRQEGRNIGIINKLKAYALQEKGLDTVEANVKLGLPADDRDFAAAIEILNLLEVKEVNLLTNNPEKLKIVRNSNIHLNKRIPIQIHSTSESKGYLEVKKNYFGHLLDDENN
- the deoD gene encoding purine-nucleoside phosphorylase, producing MSVHIAAKKGEIAKIVLQPGDPLRAKYIADNFLTDVKLVSQTRNIFYFTGLYNGKEISVGASGMGIPSIGIYSFELFTEYEVDTIIRIGTCGAYTTDLKLFEVLNVENAASESTYGKFAWGFEEELLPSQGSSFNLINETAKDLSLEIKSTNIHTSDIFYRKDEGIPAIAEKYNCSAVEMEAFALFANAKYLRKNAAAILTVSDVIPTQEQISADQREKALKTMIELALQSALKM